The Listeria sp. PSOL-1 genome includes a region encoding these proteins:
- a CDS encoding DUF956 family protein, translating to MVQSINTKADLTMDATSFTGLTDYGKIMIGDKGFEFFHARDVRKFIQIPWEEVDQVIVSVMLWGKWIPRYAIKTKRNGTYTFSSKKPKVVLRAIRVYVDPAKMVPSISFFDVIKRAFKSIFKRKK from the coding sequence TTGGTACAATCGATAAACACAAAGGCTGACTTAACAATGGATGCCACTTCCTTTACTGGGCTTACAGATTACGGAAAAATTATGATTGGCGATAAAGGATTTGAATTTTTCCATGCTCGTGATGTACGTAAATTTATCCAAATCCCATGGGAAGAAGTAGATCAAGTCATTGTTTCTGTCATGTTATGGGGTAAATGGATTCCACGCTATGCCATCAAAACAAAGCGAAATGGTACGTATACATTTTCTTCTAAAAAACCTAAAGTAGTACTTCGAGCAATAAGAGTTTACGTCGATCCTGCTAAGATGGTTCCTTCTATTAGCTTCTTTGATGTTATCAAGCGTGCTTTTAAATCTATATTTAAACGAAAAAAGTAA
- a CDS encoding DUF986 family protein: MEWTITDLFLLILNIGALLFIIYDGLILTLWKGQTRLKVNLKSRNRSDSYIFVGLIALLLFSNIFRDGAFSTTILLAIMEILFLFICFIRQPKVIFKENGLFYRVIFYPYIQIERVNLSEDGILVLETGRQRLLLFAKNPDDLQKILTFLKDKKITKP, encoded by the coding sequence ATGGAATGGACAATAACAGATCTTTTTTTACTCATCTTAAATATTGGCGCGTTACTATTTATAATTTATGATGGGCTCATCTTAACTTTATGGAAAGGACAAACACGACTTAAAGTTAACTTAAAATCGCGTAATCGCTCTGATAGTTACATCTTTGTTGGTTTAATTGCGCTCTTGCTTTTTTCCAATATTTTCCGTGATGGCGCGTTTTCAACGACCATTCTTTTAGCTATAATGGAGATTTTATTTCTATTTATTTGTTTTATTCGTCAGCCGAAAGTGATTTTTAAAGAAAATGGTCTTTTTTATAGAGTTATTTTCTACCCTTATATACAGATTGAGCGTGTAAATTTATCAGAAGATGGCATCCTTGTACTTGAAACTGGGAGGCAAAGACTACTTCTTTTTGCTAAAAATCCGGATGATTTACAAAAAATATTGACTTTCTTAAAGGATAAAAAAATAACCAAGCCCTAG
- a CDS encoding general stress protein, producing the protein MMTFVKEYENDEMLEREINQLKDAGVDAEGIFVLSHDDDRTARIVKNTQLSDIDYNKKALGQTFAKKGDELRAKLKELGLPQEEAEKYEAEMDQGKVFLLVKDEKAKQILS; encoded by the coding sequence ATGATGACTTTTGTAAAAGAATATGAAAATGATGAAATGCTAGAAAGAGAAATTAACCAACTAAAAGATGCAGGTGTGGACGCAGAAGGCATTTTTGTTTTATCCCATGATGATGATCGGACGGCGCGAATTGTAAAGAATACACAGCTTTCTGATATTGACTATAATAAAAAAGCTTTAGGACAAACCTTTGCAAAAAAAGGAGACGAGTTGCGAGCAAAGTTAAAAGAATTAGGTTTACCCCAGGAGGAAGCTGAAAAATACGAAGCTGAAATGGATCAAGGAAAAGTTTTCTTACTTGTAAAAGATGAAAAAGCAAAACAAATTTTAAGTTAA
- a CDS encoding serine hydrolase has product MKRKSRAATFRSRRRKKWVINGAVLLIVLILAAGGYKGYKKIQALQARNNAKQAIQTKRTEEKKDLAIHAEASTMKEKEIEEYLYSINFNGSAYIEDKGKFVISRGYGFANLEKYKANNAETAHLIGSAQKTVIATAVLQLVEQGKLSLTAPISQYIPGFPNGTKILVRDFLRHTSGIKGHRVRPFYISPTQLIESIKAQGIRSQPGKWHYLDDNYSVLAYLIQKESGQSLASYLKQHIFDVANMPSAGLGKSFYSVPNHGSSYMQSKDGILEARSVIEDFSQVFGAGDMYMNAIDLARFDQALQSGKLISKSSVKQMLTKGPHSKYGYGVYEYPSFYVARGVYYGYQATNFFSKDGKKTIVLLTNGRAELSLIKASENIFQIMNKK; this is encoded by the coding sequence ATGAAAAGAAAGTCTAGGGCTGCGACATTTCGCAGCAGACGCAGAAAAAAATGGGTTATAAATGGGGCTGTACTTCTTATAGTATTGATTTTAGCTGCAGGAGGTTACAAAGGCTATAAAAAAATACAGGCATTACAAGCAAGAAATAACGCTAAGCAAGCGATCCAAACTAAACGAACAGAAGAAAAAAAAGACTTAGCAATTCATGCAGAAGCAAGCACAATGAAAGAAAAAGAAATAGAAGAGTATTTATACTCGATCAACTTTAATGGTTCAGCCTATATCGAAGATAAAGGGAAATTTGTTATTTCAAGAGGTTATGGTTTTGCTAACCTTGAAAAATACAAAGCGAATAATGCAGAAACAGCACATCTAATTGGCTCAGCACAAAAGACAGTCATTGCAACAGCTGTGTTACAATTAGTTGAACAAGGGAAACTCTCACTTACTGCTCCTATTAGCCAATATATTCCTGGTTTTCCAAATGGGACGAAGATATTAGTTCGTGATTTTTTGCGTCATACGTCTGGAATTAAGGGGCATCGAGTAAGACCGTTTTATATTTCACCAACCCAGTTAATTGAGAGTATCAAAGCGCAAGGGATTCGAAGTCAACCTGGAAAGTGGCATTATTTAGATGACAATTATTCTGTTTTAGCCTACCTTATTCAAAAAGAAAGCGGGCAATCGCTAGCGAGCTATCTTAAGCAGCATATCTTTGATGTCGCTAATATGCCATCTGCAGGTTTGGGCAAAAGTTTTTATAGCGTGCCTAATCATGGGTCTAGTTATATGCAGTCAAAAGATGGCATTTTAGAGGCACGATCGGTGATAGAAGATTTTAGTCAGGTGTTTGGTGCGGGGGACATGTACATGAATGCCATTGACTTAGCTAGATTCGATCAAGCTTTACAATCAGGGAAACTTATTTCAAAGTCGTCTGTGAAGCAAATGCTTACGAAAGGTCCGCATAGTAAATATGGGTATGGTGTCTATGAATATCCATCATTTTACGTTGCGAGGGGCGTGTATTATGGCTATCAAGCGACGAATTTCTTTTCCAAAGATGGCAAAAAAACAATTGTTCTTTTAACTAATGGCCGCGCAGAACTTAGCTTAATTAAGGCATCAGAGAATATTTTTCAGATCATGAATAAAAAATAG
- a CDS encoding diacylglycerol kinase family protein produces the protein MTKALLIVNPSSGKEKGRSYQKKAEQALLKRFCEVEVQQTKKQGDATDFAFKAAEQGYDAVIAMGGDGTLNETINGLAVHDKRPAFGFVPLGTVNDLARSAGIPLKPKKAIEALKDAVLEPMDIGKIGNTYFMNVLAIGMIAQAVDQVSIKQKTKFGFTAYFMEGLKAFNRKEVLTFSIEFVDGNFEGEAALVVAGLTSSVGGMKKWAPEAELADGLLHVFILKKLDLLNAPGMIHQLMRGKLKDSSSVEYIQTAKMKIRAENEGISVNVDGDSGPELPVSIEVLPSHLQILLPKK, from the coding sequence GTGACAAAAGCACTCTTAATCGTTAATCCTTCTTCTGGAAAAGAAAAAGGACGAAGTTACCAAAAAAAAGCAGAACAGGCCTTATTAAAACGATTTTGCGAAGTAGAGGTTCAGCAAACAAAAAAGCAAGGGGACGCCACAGATTTTGCTTTTAAAGCGGCAGAGCAAGGCTATGATGCTGTCATTGCCATGGGAGGGGATGGAACGCTTAATGAAACGATCAATGGGCTTGCAGTACACGACAAACGTCCTGCTTTTGGCTTTGTGCCGCTTGGGACTGTCAATGATTTGGCAAGGTCAGCTGGGATCCCGCTTAAACCAAAAAAAGCCATTGAAGCTTTAAAGGATGCTGTTTTGGAACCGATGGACATTGGTAAAATTGGCAATACATATTTTATGAACGTATTGGCAATTGGTATGATTGCACAAGCTGTTGACCAAGTAAGCATCAAACAAAAAACAAAATTTGGTTTTACGGCTTATTTTATGGAAGGCTTAAAGGCATTTAATCGAAAAGAGGTACTGACTTTTAGCATTGAATTTGTTGACGGAAACTTTGAAGGGGAGGCAGCGCTAGTTGTTGCTGGTTTGACCAGTTCTGTTGGCGGAATGAAAAAATGGGCACCAGAAGCAGAGTTAGCAGACGGCCTGCTCCATGTATTTATTCTTAAAAAATTGGATTTACTGAATGCGCCGGGAATGATTCACCAATTAATGCGTGGAAAGCTTAAAGATAGTAGCAGCGTTGAATACATTCAAACAGCAAAAATGAAAATAAGAGCAGAAAATGAAGGCATTTCTGTCAATGTTGATGGAGACTCAGGCCCTGAGCTTCCTGTATCGATTGAAGTACTACCCAGCCATTTACAAATTTTGCTTCCTAAAAAATAA
- a CDS encoding PTS mannose/fructose/sorbose transporter subunit IIC, with translation MSIISIILVVIVAFLAGIEGILDEFQFHQPLVACTLIGLVTGNLTAGIILGGTLQMIALGWANIGAAVAPDAALASVASAIILALGGQGVQGIPSAIAIAIPLAVAGLFLTMIVRTLAVPIVHLMDGAAEKADIKRIEWLHIGAVCMQGLRIAIPAAALLFIPANAVRSFLESMPHWLTDGMAIGGGMVVAVGYALVINMMATKEVWPFFILGFVLAAISQLTLIALGAIGVALALIYLQLSKVGGGSSDGGSSGGNSGDPLGDILNDY, from the coding sequence ATGTCTATAATATCAATCATTTTAGTAGTCATTGTTGCCTTTCTAGCAGGGATTGAAGGGATTTTGGACGAATTCCAATTCCATCAACCGCTAGTGGCATGTACATTAATCGGTTTAGTAACTGGTAACTTAACTGCAGGGATCATTCTTGGAGGAACACTTCAAATGATCGCACTTGGATGGGCAAATATCGGAGCAGCAGTAGCACCAGATGCTGCGCTTGCTTCAGTCGCTTCAGCAATTATTCTAGCATTAGGTGGACAAGGCGTTCAAGGTATTCCTTCCGCTATTGCCATTGCCATTCCACTTGCAGTAGCAGGACTTTTCTTAACAATGATCGTTCGTACTTTAGCCGTTCCAATTGTTCATTTAATGGACGGGGCAGCTGAAAAAGCTGATATTAAAAGAATAGAGTGGCTTCATATTGGTGCTGTATGTATGCAAGGTTTACGGATTGCTATTCCAGCAGCAGCCCTTCTCTTCATTCCAGCAAATGCAGTTCGTTCATTTCTAGAATCGATGCCTCATTGGTTAACAGATGGTATGGCTATCGGCGGCGGTATGGTTGTTGCTGTTGGTTATGCACTTGTTATCAATATGATGGCAACAAAAGAAGTATGGCCATTCTTTATCCTTGGATTCGTACTTGCTGCTATTTCTCAATTAACACTTATTGCATTAGGTGCAATCGGTGTTGCGCTTGCTCTTATCTACCTACAACTATCTAAAGTAGGCGGTGGCAGCTCAGACGGCGGCAGCAGCGGCGGAAATTCAGGCGATCCACTCGGTGATATCTTAAATGATTATTAA
- a CDS encoding PTS system mannose/fructose/sorbose family transporter subunit IID, which translates to MAEEKIELTKRDRLKVAWRCTYIQGSWNYERMQNGGWVFAMIPAIKKLYKTKEDRSLALKRHLEFFNTHPYIASPIIGVTLALEEERAKGAPVDDVAIQGVKVGMMGPLAGVGDPVFWFTIRPMLGALGASLAMSGNILGPILFFVAWNLIRWGFMWYTQEFAYKAGAKITDDLSGGLLQNITKGASILGMFVLAALVERWVTIKFTPVISKVKLDHGAYIDWNKLPKGAEGIKTALQQHDAGLALARTKVTTLQDNLDNLIPGLAPLLLTFLCMWLLRKKVSPIIIILGLFVVGVGGHLIGLL; encoded by the coding sequence ATGGCAGAAGAAAAAATTGAGTTAACAAAAAGAGACCGGCTTAAAGTCGCATGGCGTTGCACATACATCCAGGGCTCTTGGAACTATGAACGTATGCAAAATGGCGGCTGGGTTTTCGCTATGATTCCCGCAATTAAAAAATTATATAAAACGAAAGAAGACCGTTCTTTAGCCTTAAAACGTCACTTAGAGTTCTTTAATACTCACCCATATATCGCTTCTCCTATTATTGGAGTAACGCTAGCTTTAGAAGAAGAACGTGCAAAAGGCGCTCCAGTTGATGATGTAGCGATCCAAGGTGTTAAAGTTGGTATGATGGGACCTCTTGCTGGTGTTGGGGATCCAGTATTCTGGTTTACCATCCGTCCAATGTTAGGTGCATTAGGTGCCTCTCTTGCAATGAGCGGAAATATCCTCGGACCAATCCTATTCTTTGTCGCTTGGAACCTTATTCGTTGGGGCTTTATGTGGTACACACAAGAATTTGCTTACAAAGCAGGTGCTAAAATTACAGATGACCTTTCTGGTGGGTTGCTTCAAAATATAACAAAAGGAGCATCGATACTGGGGATGTTCGTTCTCGCCGCCCTGGTTGAAAGGTGGGTAACCATCAAGTTTACCCCTGTTATTTCCAAAGTAAAACTTGATCACGGAGCTTATATTGACTGGAACAAATTGCCAAAAGGTGCTGAAGGTATTAAAACAGCGCTTCAACAACATGATGCCGGACTAGCCCTTGCAAGAACAAAAGTTACTACACTACAAGATAACTTAGATAACTTAATTCCAGGCCTTGCACCATTACTACTCACATTCTTATGTATGTGGCTACTTAGAAAGAAAGTCAGCCCGATCATTATTATTTTAGGATTATTTGTAGTCGGTGTAGGTGGTCATTTGATCGGACTACTATAA
- a CDS encoding mannose/fructose/sorbose PTS transporter subunit IIB, with translation MNIRLARIDDRLIHGQVTTVWAKATQIERIIVINDDVAKDKLRSTLLQQVTPPGIKANVVDIAKAIRVYHNPLYETTRVMLLFTNPKDVLTLVEAGIPIKSVNIGGMVFKEGKYMITNAVSVDEQDELAFRNLAEKGIELEVRKVISDNKVKLLPLLTN, from the coding sequence ATGAACATCCGTCTAGCAAGGATAGACGACCGCTTAATCCATGGCCAAGTAACAACGGTTTGGGCAAAGGCAACTCAAATAGAGCGCATTATTGTCATCAATGATGATGTTGCAAAAGATAAACTTCGTAGCACATTGCTTCAACAAGTCACACCTCCTGGCATAAAAGCTAACGTGGTTGATATTGCAAAAGCCATTCGTGTATACCATAATCCACTCTACGAAACAACTCGGGTCATGCTCCTTTTCACAAATCCAAAAGATGTATTAACCTTAGTAGAAGCTGGCATTCCTATAAAAAGCGTTAATATTGGTGGTATGGTTTTTAAAGAAGGTAAATACATGATCACAAATGCTGTCTCTGTAGATGAACAAGATGAACTAGCTTTTCGAAATTTAGCTGAAAAAGGGATCGAATTAGAGGTCCGCAAAGTCATTTCAGACAATAAAGTAAAATTGCTCCCCTTACTAACAAATTAA
- a CDS encoding mannose/fructose/sorbose PTS transporter subunit IIA, producing MVGIILATHGEFAEGILQSGSMIFGEQENVKAITLMPSEGPDNVKAKMEEAIAGFDNQDEVLFLVDLWGGTPFNQANNLFEEHKDKWAIVAGLNLPMLIEAYASRFTMESAQEIAAHIIGTGKEGIRVKPEELEPKDAAPTADAATEQPKEALAKGTVIGDGKIKFVLARIDTRLLHGQVATAWTKSTQPNRIIVVSDTVSKDDLRKKLIEQAAPPGVKANVVPISKMIEVAKDTRFGNTKALLLFENPEDVLRAIEGGVDIQEVNVGSMAHSVGKVVVSKVLSMGQEDVETFEKLKAKGVKFDVRKVPNDSRANMEEILKRAKSELNER from the coding sequence ATGGTAGGAATTATCCTCGCAACCCATGGGGAATTTGCTGAAGGTATATTGCAATCCGGGTCAATGATTTTTGGAGAGCAAGAAAATGTTAAAGCGATAACACTTATGCCAAGCGAAGGACCAGATAATGTCAAGGCAAAGATGGAAGAAGCTATCGCAGGCTTTGATAATCAAGATGAAGTACTATTCTTAGTCGACCTTTGGGGAGGGACACCATTTAATCAAGCAAACAACTTATTTGAAGAACATAAAGATAAATGGGCAATCGTTGCCGGCTTGAATTTACCAATGTTGATTGAAGCCTATGCCTCACGCTTTACAATGGAATCAGCTCAGGAAATAGCCGCTCATATTATTGGTACTGGTAAAGAAGGTATCCGCGTTAAACCTGAAGAACTTGAGCCAAAAGATGCTGCACCTACCGCTGATGCTGCTACAGAACAGCCAAAAGAAGCACTTGCTAAAGGAACAGTTATCGGTGATGGTAAAATCAAGTTTGTCTTGGCGCGTATCGATACACGCTTACTTCACGGGCAAGTCGCAACAGCTTGGACTAAATCAACCCAGCCTAATCGAATCATCGTTGTTTCTGATACTGTCTCTAAAGATGATCTTCGTAAAAAATTGATCGAACAAGCTGCTCCCCCTGGAGTTAAAGCAAATGTGGTTCCAATAAGCAAAATGATTGAAGTAGCAAAAGATACACGCTTTGGAAATACAAAAGCACTCTTATTGTTCGAAAATCCTGAAGATGTCCTTAGAGCTATTGAAGGCGGCGTTGATATCCAAGAAGTCAATGTTGGTTCAATGGCACACTCAGTAGGAAAAGTAGTAGTAAGCAAAGTTCTTTCTATGGGACAAGAAGACGTAGAAACTTTCGAAAAGTTAAAAGCAAAAGGCGTTAAGTTTGATGTTCGTAAAGTTCCTAACGATTCACGAGCAAACATGGAAGAAATTCTCAAACGTGCAAAATCCGAATTAAATGAAAGATAA
- a CDS encoding pyridoxal-dependent decarboxylase: MNTINHGLFDNLNKEFLNSEENNISLLFEKIKYIQGENVIGKSPKIQTKNFFYEEELVKFSLNEEGLDSLSTLKEVAQLFQGVIRPHSPFALFNMLPSPLLDTIAASTMTQLYNVNSLMDNFGGKSLIFEQKVARSLGRLIGWPQSVGISCNGGKLTLLYAIRMALSRMFPDSNTKGIPTNCVILTNEPSHYCVEHVCMLLGLGSESCIRVAADENWQMCERALTETIKEQVARGKKIAAVICCGGTTINFAHDDTEKIYHIVMQVLDKLNQNYKPHFHLDSVIGWLVFSFKRDSRIHDMDPIIKGKIQQIIHRQKGLLFFDSCGVDFHKTGLCPYSTSFFIASSKDMFNLLNDGSYVYEEEDFLYGNFRAYRYTVENSRPASGIASAYVALRRLGIDGMQRYFVALHRMSLDIAKELEKKVAFKVLNKDSLGWEIIFSIRFEKLKRKEQFSTLNIEQNFITFCWNKCENGDNFPFISFVPGYKASPFSDSQMAFLIYPMNLNGRECIEEIIDHLEKAVHDFEKSVLEGTLILNVIEKEKTIK; this comes from the coding sequence ATGAATACGATAAACCATGGCTTATTTGATAACCTAAATAAAGAATTTTTAAATAGTGAGGAAAACAATATTTCCTTATTATTTGAAAAAATAAAATATATTCAAGGAGAAAATGTAATAGGTAAATCTCCCAAAATACAAACCAAAAATTTCTTTTATGAGGAAGAACTAGTTAAATTTTCTCTCAACGAAGAAGGGCTAGATAGTCTAAGTACTTTGAAAGAAGTAGCACAATTATTCCAAGGAGTGATTAGGCCACATTCACCTTTTGCGTTGTTTAACATGTTACCTTCTCCTTTGTTAGATACAATTGCAGCGTCTACAATGACTCAGCTATATAATGTGAATAGTTTAATGGATAACTTTGGAGGTAAATCACTCATCTTTGAGCAAAAAGTAGCTAGAAGTTTAGGTAGATTAATTGGTTGGCCACAATCAGTTGGAATATCTTGTAATGGAGGGAAGTTAACTTTACTATATGCTATTCGTATGGCGTTATCTCGAATGTTTCCAGATTCCAACACGAAAGGAATTCCAACTAATTGCGTTATTTTAACAAATGAGCCCTCCCATTATTGCGTAGAGCATGTATGTATGCTTTTAGGTTTAGGTTCTGAAAGTTGTATTCGAGTTGCAGCAGATGAGAATTGGCAAATGTGTGAGCGGGCATTGACTGAAACGATTAAAGAGCAGGTAGCGAGAGGGAAAAAGATAGCAGCTGTTATTTGCTGTGGCGGAACAACCATTAATTTTGCACATGATGACACAGAAAAAATATACCATATTGTAATGCAGGTTTTGGATAAATTGAACCAAAATTATAAGCCACACTTTCATTTAGACAGTGTCATTGGCTGGCTGGTTTTTTCATTTAAGCGTGATTCGAGGATACATGATATGGATCCAATTATAAAAGGAAAAATCCAGCAAATCATTCATCGCCAAAAAGGGTTACTATTTTTTGACTCATGTGGTGTAGATTTTCATAAAACTGGACTATGTCCGTATTCGACAAGTTTTTTTATCGCGTCATCTAAAGATATGTTTAATTTACTAAACGATGGAAGTTATGTCTATGAAGAAGAGGATTTTTTATACGGTAATTTTAGAGCATATCGTTATACTGTTGAAAACTCTCGTCCTGCTTCGGGCATTGCTTCAGCATATGTCGCTTTACGACGATTAGGAATTGATGGCATGCAGCGATATTTTGTTGCTTTACATAGGATGTCACTTGATATTGCCAAGGAATTAGAAAAAAAAGTAGCTTTTAAAGTATTAAATAAAGATTCTTTAGGTTGGGAAATTATTTTTTCCATTCGTTTTGAGAAGCTGAAAAGAAAGGAGCAATTTTCTACATTAAATATTGAACAAAATTTTATCACTTTTTGTTGGAATAAATGTGAGAATGGTGATAACTTTCCATTTATTAGTTTTGTACCTGGGTATAAAGCGAGTCCTTTTTCGGATTCGCAAATGGCATTTTTAATCTACCCAATGAATTTAAATGGTAGAGAGTGCATAGAAGAAATTATTGATCATTTAGAAAAAGCGGTTCATGATTTTGAAAAAAGTGTTTTGGAAGGAACGCTTATCTTAAATGTTATTGAGAAGGAAAAAACCATTAAATAG
- a CDS encoding pyridoxal phosphate-dependent aminotransferase yields MMEEDVFSFIDRMSKEHEDLIDLSIGNPDGMPHPLLLEKLKSEIDCQGNHGYGCFNKNTIQELRQALSHYYKRKFHVELDKRTEVAEVSGTKTAIYHILSLLINKGDKVLIPSPSYSVYATCVNLLGGEVTHFPSDPINFQPEYEKLNEDQLRDAKVMILCSPGNPTSAILMKEKLKLAVTIARKYDIKIIHDLAYVELNYSEDTISSIFSVSTDKTNLLELYSLSKSCNVPGWRLGFVSGCPVIISKLKKLQFDIEFGVFIPFQKVGISALQNMSTIANCEKERYKERIDYFVDEMKKCGWMIEKPKASFFIWTKVPKQFQHITDKEFVLLIVKECGVLFSPGSGFGLGGEGFIRIALVQPISKIKRATKCLQQFFSCDGEASLH; encoded by the coding sequence ATGATGGAAGAGGATGTTTTTTCATTTATTGATCGTATGTCTAAGGAACATGAAGACCTTATTGATCTATCTATAGGTAACCCAGATGGCATGCCACACCCATTATTATTAGAAAAATTAAAATCAGAAATAGATTGTCAAGGAAACCATGGATATGGCTGTTTTAATAAAAACACGATTCAAGAATTACGACAGGCGCTTAGTCACTACTATAAGAGAAAATTTCACGTTGAGTTAGATAAACGAACAGAAGTAGCTGAGGTATCTGGGACAAAAACGGCGATTTATCATATTTTGTCACTTTTAATTAATAAAGGAGATAAAGTTTTAATTCCTTCTCCTTCTTATAGTGTCTATGCCACGTGTGTGAATTTGCTTGGTGGGGAAGTCACTCATTTCCCAAGTGATCCAATAAATTTTCAACCTGAATATGAAAAACTTAATGAAGACCAGTTACGTGATGCAAAAGTTATGATTTTATGTTCACCGGGGAATCCAACTAGTGCTATCTTAATGAAAGAAAAATTGAAGCTAGCTGTAACCATCGCTAGGAAATATGATATCAAAATTATTCACGATTTGGCTTACGTTGAATTAAATTATTCAGAAGACACAATAAGCAGTATTTTTTCAGTTTCAACAGATAAAACAAATCTTTTAGAACTATATAGTTTAAGTAAATCATGTAATGTGCCTGGATGGAGGTTAGGATTTGTAAGTGGATGCCCTGTAATTATTAGTAAATTGAAAAAGTTGCAGTTTGATATTGAATTTGGTGTATTTATTCCTTTTCAAAAAGTGGGAATTAGTGCACTACAAAACATGAGCACGATTGCAAACTGTGAAAAAGAAAGATATAAAGAAAGAATAGATTATTTTGTTGATGAGATGAAAAAGTGTGGCTGGATGATAGAGAAGCCTAAAGCTAGTTTCTTTATTTGGACAAAGGTACCTAAACAATTTCAACATATAACGGATAAAGAATTTGTATTGTTAATTGTAAAGGAATGTGGTGTTTTATTTTCTCCTGGAAGTGGTTTTGGTCTTGGCGGCGAAGGATTTATCAGAATTGCATTGGTACAGCCTATTTCTAAAATCAAACGTGCAACAAAATGCCTGCAACAATTCTTTTCTTGCGATGGCGAGGCATCTCTTCACTAA